AAGGGCTGCTCGATGCCGCTGGCGATGAACGTCTTCGGCACCGAGCGCAGGCTCGCCAAGTCGCTCGGCCTGAAGGGCCCGGAGGAGATCTCGGAGAAGATCGCCGGGCTGCTCAAGCCGGAACTGCCGCAGGGTTTCACCGGTTTCCGGGACGCGTTCGGCAAGCTGGCCTCGATGGCGCACGTGCCGCCGAAGAACGTGAAGTCCTCGGACGCGCCGGTCCAGGAGGTGGTGCTGACGGGCGATCAGGTCGACCTCGACCAGCTCCCGGCGCTGTTCACCTGGCCGCTGGACGGCGGCTCGTTCTTCAACCTGGGCCTGACCCACACCAAGGACCCGGACTCCGGCATCCGCAACCTCGGTCTGTACCGCCTGCAGCGGCACGACAAGCGGACCATCGGGATGCACTGGCAGATCCACAAGGACAGCCGCAACCACTACGCGGTGGCCGCCAAGCGCGGCGAGCGGCTGCCGGTCGCGATCGCCTTCGGCTGTCCGCCCGCCGTGACGTACGCGGCCACCGCGCCGCTGCCCGGTGACATCGACGAGTACCTGTTCGCGGGCTTCGTGGCCGGCGAGCGGGTGCGGATGGTGGACTGCAAGACCGTCCCGCTCCAGGTGCCGGCCGACGCCGAGGTGGTGCTGGAGGGGTGGCTGGAGCCCGGGGAGATGCTGCCCGAGGGTCCGTTCGGCGACCACACCGGGTTCTACACGCCGCAGGAGCCGTTCCCGGCGCTGACCATCGACTGCGTGACGATGCGGAAGCGGCCGATCCTGCAGTCGATCGTGGTCGGCCGGCCGCCGACCGAGGACGGGCCGCTGGGGAAGTTCACCGAGCGGTTCTTCCTCCCGCTGCTCAAGATCATCATCCCGGACATCGTGGACTACGACCTCCCCGAGGCGGGCGGCTTCCACAACTGCGTGATCGTCTCGATCGACAAGAAGTACCCCAAGCACGCCCAGAAGACCATGCACGCGATCTGGGGCGCCCACATGATGTCGCTGACCAAGCTGATCATCGTGGTGGACGCCGACTGCGACGTGCACGACTACCAGGAGGTCGCCTGGCGGGCCCTGGGCAACACCGACTACAGCCGCGACCTGACCGTGGTCGAGGGCCCGGTGGACCACCTGGACCACGCCTCCTACCAGCAGTTCTGGGGTGGCAAGGCGGGCATCGACGCCACCCGCAAGCTGCCCGAGGAGGGCTACACCCGGGACGGCGGCTGGCCCGAGATGGTCAGCTCCGACCCGGAGACCGCCGCCCTGGTCACCGCACGCTGGAAGGAGTACGGGCTGTGAGCGCGATCGCCGCCGTCCCGCCGAACAAGGTCCGGGCCTTCCTCAACCTGGTCCTGATCGAGCACTCGATCTTCGCCCTGCCGTTCGCCTACATCGCCGCCTTCACCGCGATGTACCTGACGGACGGTCGGATGCACTGGGGCACGCTGGCCCTGGTCACCGTCTGCATGGTCGGCCTGCGCACCTTCGCGATGGCCGCCAACCGGATCATCGACCGCGAGATCGACGCCCGGAACCCGCGCACCGCCAACCGCGAACTGGTCACCGGCGCCGTCTCGATGCGCACCGCGTACGTCGGCTCGGGCGTCGCGCTGCTGGTCTTCCTCGGCTCCGCGGCACTGCTCAACCCGCTCTGCCTGGTCCTCGCCCCGGTCGCCGTCGTCCCGATGGTGGTCTACCCGTACGGCAAGCGGTTCACCGACTTCCCGCACGCGATCCTCGGCCTGGCCCAGGCGATGGGCCCGATCGGCGCCTGGCTCGCCGTCACCGGCAGCTGGTCCTGGGACGCGGTCGTGCTCGGCCTCGCCGTCGGCATCTGGATCGGCGGCTTCGACCTGATCTTCGCCACCCAGGACGTCACCGCCGACCGCGCCGAGGGCGTCCGCTCCTTCCCCGCCCGCTTCGGCGTCCCCGCCGCCCTGTACGGCGCCCGCGCCTGCCAC
This genomic interval from Kitasatospora gansuensis contains the following:
- a CDS encoding menaquinone biosynthesis decarboxylase, whose translation is MAYDDLRSFLRALEREGDLKRIKTEVDPHLEIGEIVDRVQKAKGPALLFENVKGCSMPLAMNVFGTERRLAKSLGLKGPEEISEKIAGLLKPELPQGFTGFRDAFGKLASMAHVPPKNVKSSDAPVQEVVLTGDQVDLDQLPALFTWPLDGGSFFNLGLTHTKDPDSGIRNLGLYRLQRHDKRTIGMHWQIHKDSRNHYAVAAKRGERLPVAIAFGCPPAVTYAATAPLPGDIDEYLFAGFVAGERVRMVDCKTVPLQVPADAEVVLEGWLEPGEMLPEGPFGDHTGFYTPQEPFPALTIDCVTMRKRPILQSIVVGRPPTEDGPLGKFTERFFLPLLKIIIPDIVDYDLPEAGGFHNCVIVSIDKKYPKHAQKTMHAIWGAHMMSLTKLIIVVDADCDVHDYQEVAWRALGNTDYSRDLTVVEGPVDHLDHASYQQFWGGKAGIDATRKLPEEGYTRDGGWPEMVSSDPETAALVTARWKEYGL
- the mqnP gene encoding menaquinone biosynthesis prenyltransferase MqnP; this translates as MSAIAAVPPNKVRAFLNLVLIEHSIFALPFAYIAAFTAMYLTDGRMHWGTLALVTVCMVGLRTFAMAANRIIDREIDARNPRTANRELVTGAVSMRTAYVGSGVALLVFLGSAALLNPLCLVLAPVAVVPMVVYPYGKRFTDFPHAILGLAQAMGPIGAWLAVTGSWSWDAVVLGLAVGIWIGGFDLIFATQDVTADRAEGVRSFPARFGVPAALYGARACHAVTLALLVWYALLSDAGPAFWVGLAVVAAAFVYEHTIVKPHDLSKLNRAFFTTNGFVGMSLFAFALLDLILRGLSL